From the genome of Litorilinea aerophila:
ATCACCGGGCTTCCCTTGAAAATTTTCCGCTATGTCCTGGAACGGACCGATGTGGACAGCATCCTGTCATACTGCCGCTACGCGCTCAACAACACCCAGCTGGTCGACCTGATCCCATTTCTTCAAGAGAAGCAGGTAGGCATCATCAACGCCTCTCCCCTGAGTATGGGGCTGTTGACCAACCGGGGTGCGCCAGCCTGGCACCCGGCCAGTGAGGAGATCAAGCAGACGTGCGCCCGGGCTGCGGCCTTCTGCCGAGAGCAGGGGGTGGACATCGCCAAGCTGGCCCTCCAGTTTGCCCTGGCCAACCCGGACATCCACACCACCCTGGTGGGAACGGCCAACCCGGAAAACATCCGCAAGAACGTGGCCTGGATGGAAGAGCCCCTGGATGAGGAGCTCCTGGCCCAGGTTCAGCAGATCCTGGCGCCCATCCACAACCAGATCTGGCTCAGTGGACGACCTGAGAACAACTAAAAGGCATTGTCCATCCAAGGCTCGGTCACCTCGTATACAGCTCCAGATCGGGAATATCGTCGTAGTCAGCGATGTTGCGGGTAACCAGAGTCAGGTTATATTCCAAAGCTGTGGCTGCAATAATCAGATCCAGAGCACGGGCATTCACCCGCTTGCCTTGTTCTTTGAGATGATTGCGTAATTGTGCACAACGTCGGGCGACCGACAATGAGAAAGGTAAAACCACAATGCCTTCCAAAAGAGCATCAAAACGTTCCTGCGCCTGGACTGGGTCAGGACTACGAATGACGCCCTGATAGACCTCCATATAGGTGATAATGCTGATGGCGATACCCTCCGCAGCAAGCCTGCTCAGGGGCTCGGCTGCATCCTGGACGTCACTCAAATGGTCGATAACCCAGTCAGAGTCGATCAGATAAGGCATTGTTGTCAGGCGGGACGGCCACGGCTGTTCTGTTTGCGTGCGAGATGAATGTCTGCCAACAGTTCTTCGCGGTCGATTCCACGTAAGGCGCCTGTGCTTTTGCTCAGGGCAGATCTGGCCTTCTGTGGGCTATAGCCGGCCCAAAGATCTTGTACTGGCTCTACCGTCAAGCGATAGAGTTTGCCATTTTTCTCAAGCAAAGCCGGTGCATCCCCAATTTCATCCAATAAGCGGGCAAGCTCACTGTCAGGTTTGACGCGGATGCGATATGGTTCGGTGACCATTATCGGCACCTCCTACTGTGCCTCAAACTTACTGTGCCTCAACCTGGAGGGCAGGACATTAGCGGCCAACCAGAAAGGACGCCCTCTGCCCTCCAATGTCAGCAGTTCACGATTTCGACGCGGAGTCGGCATCTGAGGATGCCGACCCAGCGGGACAGCGCCGCATCTGAGGATGCTCACTCCGCAAATGGGCAACAATCGTGAAGTACTGAATGTACAAAATAGCACTGCAAACGCCTCTATCCAGGATAGTATATCACATGGGAGAATCCCCGTTGAGCATTGTGCGGCGTCACGGTATTTCCACCAATACGTACTGCCGTTCCACGGTCACTTCGTACGTTTCGGCCACGTAGGGGCCCTTCTGGGGCCCCTGGCTTTCTGCCAGCTCCTTGCCTTCGGCCACCTGAACCGGGTAACTGCGCACCCGGGTGCGGGCCGGATCAAACCACGATTGGCCGGTCTTGACGTCGAACTCCCAGCCGTGCCAGGGGCAGCGCAGGATTTCGCCCCGACGGCTATAGGTGTATTCCCCGGGCACGGTGGCCAGCAGCAGTCCGCTCAGCCGTCCTTCGCACAGGGCGCCTCCCTGATGGGGACAGCTATTGCGCAGGGCGTAGAACTCGCCGCCGATGTTAAAAACGCCAATGGAGCGGCCGGCCACCTCCACAATCTTGCGGCCGCCTGGCGGGATTTCATCCACCGTGGCGACAACATAGCGCGCCATGTCCATCCTCCTCGATGCAGTTCAACGCTCGCCTGGCTTTCAGTGCTCCTCCGGCCGCGAGACCTGGTGCAGTCTGGCGTAAATGCCCCCAGAGATCAGGGGGTGCGTAGACGGGTTCACGTACCGCACCGTAGGTCCGGCCTCCCGGCCGGACAGGGATGCCTGCGCCTCTGTCACGCCAGGATGCGTGACCTGCGTACCACCCACCTACGACTCAGTATCCACAGGTCTGCTTCCGCCGGGCTCTACAAGTGCCGGGGCGGCAGCTTATAGAGGGCGCGGGCATTCTCCGCCATGATTTTACGTTTGAGTGCCGGGGGCAACTCCACCGGAAAGGCCCGATCCGGCGCGTCGAAATCCCAGTGGGGATAATCCGTGGCGAACATGAGGCGGTCGTCTGCGTTTAGCTGCTCCAACAACTGGCGGAAAAAGCGCCCCTTGGGTGGCTCTTCCATGGGCTGGGTGGTGATCCAGAAATGCTCGTGGATGTACTCCGACGGCGCCCGTCGCAGGTAGGGCACCTCTTCCTTCAGCCGGCGCCAGCTCTGGTCCAGCCGCCAGGCCAGGGGCGGCAGCCAGGCAAAGCCGCCTTCAATGAGGACGATCTTCAGGGTGGGGAACCGTTCAAAAACCCCTTCGCAGACCAGGCTGATGACCTGGGCCTGGAAGGCCTGGGGCATCCCTGCATGGTCCTCGATGTAATGGGAGGGGAAGCCGGCACCGGTGATGGGGCCGCCCCCGGCGCCGCCAAAGTGGATGCCAATGGGCAAGTCGTGGCGGACGGCCGCCTCGTAGATGGGCCAGTACTTGCGCCGGCCCAGGGGTTCCGCGGTGCGGGCGATGAGGAGAACCTGCACGAAACCGGGGTGGCCGCCCCACCGCTCGATCTCCTGCGCGGCCAGGGCGCTATCTTCATAGGGCACCACGATGGAAGCCCGCAGGCGGGGCTCGGGCTCCACCCATTCGGCCAGTTGCCACTCGTTGGTGGCCCGAGCCAGGGCCGCGCCGAACTCCAGGTTCAACTGTCCGCCGGCCCCCAGGAGGGGGTTGAGGATGCCGTATTCCAGGTCCCAGGCGTCCAGCAGTTGGGCGCGCATGAACGCCAGGTCGGAGCCGGGTGGCAGGCCATTGGGCGGCCAGGCGTCATGACGGGCGGCGTTTTTCATGGCCCGGGGATAGTGGCCACCGTAGTGGCCGCGCAGGCCGATGGTCTCATGGTGACGACGCCAGCGGGCCGGCAGGTACTTATACAGGGTCTCGTTGGAGGGAAATGCGTTGTGGATGTCGCAGTCGATGACAGGTGTCTGGACTCTTTGGCGTTTTCGTGTCCTACGCTCAGCCAATTGTATGGGTTCCATGCCCTTTTCTCCTGTGCCCTTGACCGTTAATTCCATCGGTTTTGTCTAACGTTCAGACTATTCGTCCACCAGCCGAATTCTCAGTCGATGGGATTCTACCGTAACAATAGCACCTGCTTGAAGCGCTTCCCCATGGGATGCAAGTACCCTGGCACAAATGGGGCCCTGTTGGCGGGCAGGCAAATTGACCAAGCGTACGATTCCTGCATGTGGCTGCTCATACACGATAGCAAGCTCACCAAAATCCTTGTCAAGCGTTACCAGTATGCGGCCTTCCCGATGGGCCAGCATAAGAATTTCAGCATCCCCAGGATCGGTATCCCAGTCACCAGCCCAAATAACGTCGTGCCCGGATTCTTCCAAAATAGAACGAGCTCCGCCCCATACACAAGTGTCAAGCAGTACCTTCATGGCATTTCTTGGGGTACAAGTTCAATTCGCTCATGGCTAACCATTCGATGTGCGTAAACAAGGCAGGCTTGAATGTCTTCTGGTTCTAGCCATGGATATCCCTCCAAAATAGTCTCTGGGCTATCTCCGGCTGCCAGCATGCCCAAAACATGCTCAACGGCCAGGCGTCGACCGCGAATGATCGGTTTTCCACCAAATATGCGAGGATCAACCGTAATTCGCTTGAGCAGATCTTGTGTAGTCATTTTTCTCAACCTCCCCATGCTTGCGGCGTTTATCTGCCCTACAAACGATAAAACCGGCGAGCGTTCTCTGACATGATTTTAGCATACAATGGCTCGGGCAGACCGGCGGGGATCGCCTCTTCCGGCCGGTCGAAGTGCCAGTGGGGGTAGTCGGTGGCGAACATCAGGAGCTCATCGGACTCCATCTGTTCCAGGATCTGGGCCATGGCCGCGGGATCCGGCGGCGCATCCAGGGGCTGCAGGGTCCAGCGCATATGCTCCCGCATGTACGCCGACGGGGGACGTTTCACCCACGGGGTGTTGTGACGCAGCCCCTTCCACTCCTTGTCCAGCCGCCACATGAGGGAGGGCAGCCAGGTGAAACCCGCCTCGATCAGGGCCACCCGCAACGGCGGAAAGCGGTCAAAGACGCCTTCGATGACCAGGCTGATCACCTGGGACTGAAAAACCTGGGCCATGCCGGCGTACTCCTCCAGAAACGTGGATGGCCAACCCACCGGCGTGGGCGGGTTACCTGGCGCACCGCCGTAATGGATCCCCACCACCAGATCGTGGCGCACCGCCGCGGCGTAGATGGGGTCGAAATGGCGCTTGCCGTAGGGCATGGCCGAACGCACCGGCAGCAACACCTGCACAAAGCCAGGATGGCTGCCCCAGCGGTCAATCTCCCGGGCGGCCAGCTCCGGATTCTGGCTGGGCACCACAATGGAGGCCCGCAGGCGCGGCTCCCGGGCCAGCCAGTGCTCGGCCTGCCAGGTGTTGATGGCCGTGGCCAGGGACGCGGCCAGATCCTCGTTGTGTACTGCGGAGACCTGGTACACACAGGTCAAAATGCCCACTTCCACCGGCCAGACGTCCAGCACCTGGGATTGGAGCAAAGACAAATCCGAGCCAGGGGGGCGCCCATCCCCAGGTCGATAGTCGGGCCGCGCGGTGATGGCCGCGCCCCGGGGATAGTCGTTGGCATCTGGCCCCACGAAGGCCGATTCCCGGATATAGTCGCACCAGTAGTCGGGCAGATAGGGAAAGAGGGTTTCCAGGGAAGGCAACTCGTTGTGGAGATCACAGTCGATCACAGCAGGCCGTCGGTCGAGTTCCATGATGGATCCTCCTGGGAAGCCGGATGTGGTTGCGCCCCGGCCAGGCCGTGGACGCGCCACCCATCTAAAGATTGTCCAAATATGGTTTTAATGTTCCTCTAATCATTTTGCGACATGATGGCGGCTGTCAGCGGCCCCGGTAGCCGTTGATGGGGGAATATCCCCTTTTTACCGTGATGCCATATGGATTTTGGCAATCAAAATGACTCAAACAAGGAAAGGAAAGCTATGAAGACCCATCGCAAAACCATCTGGACCATCGCCCTGGTTTTTCTGCTGGCCCTGGCCCTGACTGCCTGTGGCAGTTCCAGCGAAGCGCCTGCCGCAGAAGTTCAGGGGGAGGCCCAGGCCGATGTGGCCGCCCAAACCCAGGAGCCGGTTCAAGCCGACGCCCAGGCAGAAACACAGACGGAAGCCCAGGCAGAGAATGCCCCAGAAGCGGACTCATCCCCGAGTGATGAGGTAGCCGCGGACACCGACGAAGCTGGCGAGATGGCTTCGGATGCAGAGACGTCGGCAGAGGCGGATGCCCCGGCCCAGGCCGAGGCCGCCGGTGAAGGCCAGGCCGCAGCCCAGGCAGGCGGCGTCCAGATCTTCCGCATCGACCCGGAGCGCACCCAGGCCCGCTTCACCATCGACGAGGTGTTGCTCGGCAGCCCCAAGACGGTGGTCGGGGTGACCTCCCTGGTGGAGGGCGAAATTCAGATCGACCCGGCCGCGCTGGAGAACACCCAGATCAGCACCATTCGGGTGGACGCCAGCGACCTGACCACCGACGACAACCGGCGTAACCGGGCCATCCGGGAACGCATCCTGGGCGCCAACAATGAAGCCTACCGCTACATCACCTTCGAACCCACCGCCATCGTGGGCCTGCCGGCGTCGGTGGCCGTGGGCGAGTCAGTCCAGTTCCAGGTCACCGGCAACCTGACCATCCGGGACACGACCCGGGAGGAAACCTTCGATGTGACGGTCACGCCCACGTCGGAGACTGAAATCACCGGCCTGGCCACCACAGTGATCCGCTATGCGGACTACGGGCTGGCCATCCCCAGCGTGCCTTTCGTGGCCAACGTCTCCGAGGAAGTCCAGCTGGAGCTGGAGTTCACCGCGGTGGCCACCGGTTCCTGAGCCTCAAGGAGAGGCTGGCCGGATGACCAGAAGCTGCAGGGCGTAGCCGTCCAGGTGGAGGGCCAGGGGCAGGGAGCAGGCCTGGCGTTGGGCCGTGGCCGGATCCACCAGCCAGGCCTCCCCTGGCACGGCAACCTGCAGCCGAACCTTCAGCGGGGTGCCCGCTTCGTTGAAGAGCAGATAGACGTGGTACCCCTCTTTCACCACGTGGCGCACCCGCAGGTCCGGCGCCGGGCGATCCGGTATCACATCCGGCTCCACCAGGCGGTCGATCTGGGCGAGGAGGGCAGCGCCTGACTCGCCCGGATCCGCCGCCGGGTCATAGCGGATGAGGCGGCCGGCCCGTTCCAACTGGGCCAGGGCCGGTCGCGCCCGGGGATCCGGTTCGTGGGCCAGGATCAAGGCCCGGTAGTGCATCCCGGCCAGCTGTACGCCCGTCTCGTCCACCCGGGCATCTTCCCACAGGTGGCGCTCCTCCAGGTAGTTGAAATCCCGCTGATGTTGAAAACAGACTTTGGCCGGCTCCCAGGGTAGATAGTCGGCCGCCCCCAGGATGGCCAACTGGCAGACATGGCCGCTGTCGGTGTTGATCCAGGAGAGGCGCCGGCAGCGATCCGCGTAGGTGGCGAAGCGGTCCCACCAGGGGCTGTGGGGTCCCACGTCCGGCGGGCGCTCATCCCGTCGGGGCCCCCGCACCGAGTAGTAGAAGGCGTGGGGGAAGAGCAGGTTCACCCCCCGCACGAAGCACCAGTCGGCCAGCCAGTTCATCTCCGCCCAGGTCAGCTCGTGGCCGTAGGCGCCGCAACACTCGTTGGCATTGCGCCGACGCCCCAGATGGATCATGGCCGAAGAGCTGCACTTGCCCTGGGTGGCCTGTTCCCCCTCCAGGGCGGACGGGTGATCCGGCAAGACCCAACGCCAGACCAGATCCTGTCCGGGGATGTGGAAGTAGCGCAACGCGCCGATGTCGTCGGCCCGGGCCGGATGACCGGTCAGCGCCAGGCCATGGGCTTCACACCAGTCGTAGAGTTGCCGGTACCAGGTTTCTTCCATGCGCAGGGCGATGGCCTGTTCGTAGCGCCGGCGATGGTGGGCCGCGTCCGGCTCATCGTCGTACCAGAGGGCCGCCAGGTGCGGGGTGAAGTCCTCGCCCAGGATACGGTTGACGTGCTCCAGGATGCCAGTGGTGCCGGGCCAGATGCCCCGCTCCCGAGGGCGGCCCAGGGGGCTGGGCTCATCGGTGAAGATGGCCATGATGGGGTCCCCGAAGTAGCGGCCGAAATGCTGGGCGAAACGGTCGTAGACCAGGGCCAAAAAGCAGCGAACCGCATCCGGGTTGAGCAGATCGGCGGCCGGGGGCGCATCCTCGTCCGGGCCCTCAGCGATAAAGTGCAGCCCCCGGATGGTGGCCTCTAACCGGCGGTCGATCACCGCCAGCCGCTCCCCGTTGCGCCGGGTCACCACCGCCACCAGGTTCTGGTCGGCGGCCAGTTCCGGCTCCTGGCCCGGCGCCAGCTCGATCTTGTCCAGACAACGGGTCTGGTAGGCGGGGTTGCTGACCACCACCTGCCCCGAGGCCGAACCCGAGGGGTACATGCCCTCATCGTAGAGGATTACGTACATGCCCCGGCGTTGGGCCTCCTGGATGGCCACATGGTAGAAGTGGAGCAGCGCCTCGGACATGAAGCCCAGGTCCCGGGGGAGCCCCACCCGGGGATGGATCACGAAGCCGTGGACCCCATGGGCCTGGAAGTCGGCAATCTGCCGGCGGATCTCCGCCTCGTCCAGCCGGTCGTTCCAGAACCAGAAGGGCATTACGCTAAACTCCCGGGGCGGCTCCAGGAGGGTCTGCCAGAAGGACATGGACACCCGATCCATCAGCCGGCCATCTCCTTGACCAGACGGAAGAAGGCCTGCTTGCGGGGGGTGGACAGGCCCCAGTTCACCGGGGGCGACTGGTAACCGTCCCGATAGTTGCTCTGGCCGGGGTCAAAGTAGCCCCAGGAGGCGTAGCGGGAGATGGCCGCGATGAAGTTGTTCCACGGCTTGTCGAAGTCGAAATGGTCGTCCTCGTTGAAGAGGATGGGCATGGGGCGATAGCCGGGCACCTGACGCGCCTCCTCCACCATGGCGGCAATCCGGTCGGGGTCGGAGACGCCGTTGCCGTGCATCAGAAGGAAATCGGAGACCCGCACCACGTTTTCTCGGGGGATGCTGTTCCCTTTGTAGCTCACGCCCACCAGTAGCCTGCGGTCGCCGTCGCGGATGCTCCGGGCCCGTTCCACCAGCTCGTGAACCCGGTGGGGCTGCAGAATTTCGTGCTCGTACTTGGGCACGTCGCACTCGTTGCAGATCTCCAACAGGACGTGCCGGTAGCCCCGGTCCAGCAGCCAGGTGACGGCGTTGTCCAGCGCCCGGATGACGGCCCGTTCGTCGGCCAGCCGTTCGTCCTGGCCGAAGTAGAAAAGCCCCACGATGGCCACCATCCCCAGCTCATCCAGCCGATCCAGCACCCGCCGCATCCGGTCCAGGTAGTCGGGCTTGAGCTCCCCTTCTGCAGTGAAGGCGGTGTTGATCCAGGGCTGCTCCTTGCTGTAGCCTTCAGGGCTCCCGCCCTGGAAGTTGAGGGTCACGGCCAGCAGGCCATGCTCCCGGTAGATGGGGAGCGCGGCCAGAAACTCCTGGACGTTGCGCTCGGCGTCGTAGACGCCTGTGTCGGGATAGGCCCAGCGGTGGCGCGTCTCCGGGTTGGTGTCGTCGAAGGTGGCCTGCACCATGCGGCTGTTGAGCAGGAGCCCTTCGATGGGGTAGTCTCGATAGCTGCGGCCTTTGTAGGTTGGCTCCCCGTCGATGTAGAACCGATCATCGACAATGGTGACTTCGGTCATGGTCAGCTCCTTGGGGGTGTGGTGCGTGGTATGTGGTGCGTGGTGCGTCGATCTCATCCGAGGATGCGTGAGCGACGCACCACGCACCATACTGCCTTCTGCCCGCTTCGGCTACGGCAGCCAGAACTAGGCCTGGCCCTGCTGTTGGGCCTTGCGCCAGGCCTCATACTCGGCCCGGGCTTCCTCGGAGAGGGGATAATATTTGCGCAGGTCGCCGCCCTCGGCCAGGCGCATACGGGAGAAGTCCTCCCACTCCGCGTGTTCGCTGGCCTTCTTGAGCAGCTCCGGCGCCAGCTTGATGGGCACCACCACCACGCCGTCGTCGTCGGCAACGATGATGTCGCCGGGCATCACCAGGGTATTGCCACAGGCAATGGGCACATTCACCGCGAAGGGGAAGATGTTGGTCTGGGTGTGGAAATTGGGGGTGGTGCCCCGCAGCCACAGGCCCAGCCCCAGGTCCTTGGCCCGGGGATAGTCCCGGATGCAGCCATCGATGACCACGCCGACGCCGCCTCGGCCCTTGAAGTAGGTCAGCATCATTTCGCCGAAGACGCCGCTGCCCATGTCGCCCCGGGCATCCACCACCACGATGTCGCCGGGCTGGGTGTGGTAGAGCACATGCCGGTGGAGCTGCTTCTCCGGGTCGGCGTATTCGTCCACGTTATAGAGGTCCTCCCGCTTGGGCATGAACTGCAGGGTCAGGGCGGGCCCCACCACCGTCTTCCCCGGGGTAAAGGAGACCGGTCCCCGAATCTGGGGATCACGAATGCCCAGGCGGGCGAGTTCGCCGCTGGCGGTGGCGCTGCCGATGTGGGCAAGCCCCTCGATCAACTCCTTGGGTGGGCGCTGAATGTCGGGTGTCTGGATCATGGGATGCTTCCTCTCTAGGGTTTGTTGATTCAAGGTGACTGGAAGGTGCTTGTTGAGTGCAGAGGAATGGGGGGCGACAGGGGTGAAATCACCCCTGTTCATTTTAACGGATCCACCGCCGACCGGCCGAAATTGGCATCCCATGGAATCGCGGCTGGCCGGGGCCGCCGGCACTATCGTCGGCGACGCCGCCGGCCCCGGGAACGGGAGCGGGAGCGTTGTGGCTGGGGCGGGGACTCATCTTCGGGCTGGGGCGGCGGCGCATGGAGGAGCTGCTGGTAGTAATCGTCCAACAGCATGGCGATGATGGCCGACTCGTCCTCGTTTTCCGCCAGGGCACGGGCCAGGGGAATGAAGCGGCGGCTCCGCTCTGCCTGAAGTTTATCTCGGGTGCGCAGGCGGGCCTCCAGCATGGCGGTGAGTCGCTCGGAGACCACCGCTTCCACATCCTCGTCGGTGGGCAGGGGGCGCTCCTCCAGCTCGATGCCGTAGCGCTTGGCGATGCGATCCAACAGGCGCTTCTGGGGGCGGTCCACCAGGGTGATGGCGACGCCGGTGGCGCCGGCCCGGCCTGTGCGGCCAGCCCGGTGGATATAGCTTTCCATATCCTCCGGCGGCTCAAACTGGATCACATGGGAGAGCTCCGGGATGTCCAGGCCCCGCGCGGCCACGTCGGTGGCCACCAGGAAACGCAATGTGCCTGCACGCACCCGGGCCAACACCCGCTCCCGCTCCTTCTGGGAGAGGTCGGCGCTCAGCTCGTCCGCGTCGTAGCCAAAGCGCTGGAGCACCACCGTCACAAAATGGACGTGCACTTTGGTGTTGCAGAAGATGATGGCCGATGCGGGGTTTTCCACCTCTATGATGCGCACCAGGCTCCGCTCCCGCCCCATGTCCGGCACCAGATAGAAAATATGGTCCGTATCGGTGACGTGCACATGGTCGCGGCTGAGGGAGAGGAACTCCGGATTGCGCAGGAATTGATGGGCCGTGCGCATGACGGAAGCCGGGAAGGTGGCGGAGAACATGCTGGCGTGGATCTCGCCCTCGGGGAGATAGCGCTGCACTTCCCGCATGTCCGGGTAAAAGCCCATGGAAAGCATCCGGTCGGCCTCGTCGAAGACCAGCATACGCAGCTGATCCAGGGAAAAGGTACGCCGGAGCAAATGGTCGAGGATGCGTCCCGGCGTCCCCACCACGACCTGGGCGCCCGCCTTCAGGGCCTCGATCTGGGGGCCGTAGCCCACGCCGCCATAGACGGCCACGGTGCGCAGGCCGCTTTCGGCAAAGAGGACTTCCGCCTCCCGGGCGACCTGACGGGCCAGTTCCCGGGTGGGGACCAGGATCAGAGCCTGGCAATGGTGCTGGGCCGGATCCAGCCGCTCCAGCATGGGCAGCAGGAAGGCGCCGGTCTTGCCGCTGCCGGTACGGGCCTGGACCATGGCATCCCGGCCCGCGAGCAGGTAGGGGATGGCCCGGGCCTGGACTGGGGTCAGGCTTG
Proteins encoded in this window:
- a CDS encoding DUF433 domain-containing protein — translated: MTTQDLLKRITVDPRIFGGKPIIRGRRLAVEHVLGMLAAGDSPETILEGYPWLEPEDIQACLVYAHRMVSHERIELVPQEMP
- a CDS encoding ribonuclease activity regulator RraA → MIQTPDIQRPPKELIEGLAHIGSATASGELARLGIRDPQIRGPVSFTPGKTVVGPALTLQFMPKREDLYNVDEYADPEKQLHRHVLYHTQPGDIVVVDARGDMGSGVFGEMMLTYFKGRGGVGVVIDGCIRDYPRAKDLGLGLWLRGTTPNFHTQTNIFPFAVNVPIACGNTLVMPGDIIVADDDGVVVVPIKLAPELLKKASEHAEWEDFSRMRLAEGGDLRKYYPLSEEARAEYEAWRKAQQQGQA
- a CDS encoding aldo/keto reductase gives rise to the protein MEYRILGKTGLRVSVLSYGASPLGSVFREVDEAEGIRTVHTALDLGINFIDVSPYYGLTRAETVLGKALRGIPRTQYVLATKVGRYGDQEFDFSAARVTASVEESLRRLNVPYIDLIQCHDIEFGDLDQVVNETIPALRRLQQQGKVRFIGITGLPLKIFRYVLERTDVDSILSYCRYALNNTQLVDLIPFLQEKQVGIINASPLSMGLLTNRGAPAWHPASEEIKQTCARAAAFCREQGVDIAKLALQFALANPDIHTTLVGTANPENIRKNVAWMEEPLDEELLAQVQQILAPIHNQIWLSGRPENN
- a CDS encoding DEAD/DEAH box helicase, producing MNYPENHSESHSQPQSQNTLAEVGLDDLPETLRAAVARAGWTSLTPVQARAIPYLLAGRDAMVQARTGSGKTGAFLLPMLERLDPAQHHCQALILVPTRELARQVAREAEVLFAESGLRTVAVYGGVGYGPQIEALKAGAQVVVGTPGRILDHLLRRTFSLDQLRMLVFDEADRMLSMGFYPDMREVQRYLPEGEIHASMFSATFPASVMRTAHQFLRNPEFLSLSRDHVHVTDTDHIFYLVPDMGRERSLVRIIEVENPASAIIFCNTKVHVHFVTVVLQRFGYDADELSADLSQKERERVLARVRAGTLRFLVATDVAARGLDIPELSHVIQFEPPEDMESYIHRAGRTGRAGATGVAITLVDRPQKRLLDRIAKRYGIELEERPLPTDEDVEAVVSERLTAMLEARLRTRDKLQAERSRRFIPLARALAENEDESAIIAMLLDDYYQQLLHAPPPQPEDESPPQPQRSRSRSRGRRRRRR
- a CDS encoding type II toxin-antitoxin system VapC family toxin, which codes for MPYLIDSDWVIDHLSDVQDAAEPLSRLAAEGIAISIITYMEVYQGVIRSPDPVQAQERFDALLEGIVVLPFSLSVARRCAQLRNHLKEQGKRVNARALDLIIAATALEYNLTLVTRNIADYDDIPDLELYTR
- a CDS encoding DUF5615 family PIN-like protein, which produces MKVLLDTCVWGGARSILEESGHDVIWAGDWDTDPGDAEILMLAHREGRILVTLDKDFGELAIVYEQPHAGIVRLVNLPARQQGPICARVLASHGEALQAGAIVTVESHRLRIRLVDE
- a CDS encoding amidohydrolase family protein, producing the protein MELDRRPAVIDCDLHNELPSLETLFPYLPDYWCDYIRESAFVGPDANDYPRGAAITARPDYRPGDGRPPGSDLSLLQSQVLDVWPVEVGILTCVYQVSAVHNEDLAASLATAINTWQAEHWLAREPRLRASIVVPSQNPELAAREIDRWGSHPGFVQVLLPVRSAMPYGKRHFDPIYAAAVRHDLVVGIHYGGAPGNPPTPVGWPSTFLEEYAGMAQVFQSQVISLVIEGVFDRFPPLRVALIEAGFTWLPSLMWRLDKEWKGLRHNTPWVKRPPSAYMREHMRWTLQPLDAPPDPAAMAQILEQMESDELLMFATDYPHWHFDRPEEAIPAGLPEPLYAKIMSENARRFYRL
- a CDS encoding amidohydrolase family protein, encoding MEPIQLAERRTRKRQRVQTPVIDCDIHNAFPSNETLYKYLPARWRRHHETIGLRGHYGGHYPRAMKNAARHDAWPPNGLPPGSDLAFMRAQLLDAWDLEYGILNPLLGAGGQLNLEFGAALARATNEWQLAEWVEPEPRLRASIVVPYEDSALAAQEIERWGGHPGFVQVLLIARTAEPLGRRKYWPIYEAAVRHDLPIGIHFGGAGGGPITGAGFPSHYIEDHAGMPQAFQAQVISLVCEGVFERFPTLKIVLIEGGFAWLPPLAWRLDQSWRRLKEEVPYLRRAPSEYIHEHFWITTQPMEEPPKGRFFRQLLEQLNADDRLMFATDYPHWDFDAPDRAFPVELPPALKRKIMAENARALYKLPPRHL
- a CDS encoding YceI family protein — its product is MKTHRKTIWTIALVFLLALALTACGSSSEAPAAEVQGEAQADVAAQTQEPVQADAQAETQTEAQAENAPEADSSPSDEVAADTDEAGEMASDAETSAEADAPAQAEAAGEGQAAAQAGGVQIFRIDPERTQARFTIDEVLLGSPKTVVGVTSLVEGEIQIDPAALENTQISTIRVDASDLTTDDNRRNRAIRERILGANNEAYRYITFEPTAIVGLPASVAVGESVQFQVTGNLTIRDTTREETFDVTVTPTSETEITGLATTVIRYADYGLAIPSVPFVANVSEEVQLELEFTAVATGS
- a CDS encoding Rieske (2Fe-2S) protein, which produces MARYVVATVDEIPPGGRKIVEVAGRSIGVFNIGGEFYALRNSCPHQGGALCEGRLSGLLLATVPGEYTYSRRGEILRCPWHGWEFDVKTGQSWFDPARTRVRSYPVQVAEGKELAESQGPQKGPYVAETYEVTVERQYVLVEIP